One Endozoicomonas gorgoniicola DNA window includes the following coding sequences:
- a CDS encoding rhodanese-like domain-containing protein — protein MAVILLSGHLFAAEMDQARAYDKHYPEIKYTELRKSIDAGEVFIIDANSEQTFKKGHLPTAVSMVDEKKLEERMPYNKHYPIIVYCGGSQCTAWHKAADFAAARGYTSVRHYKGGLKDWQAQGDRLSTASN, from the coding sequence ATGGCTGTTATTTTGCTTTCAGGCCATCTGTTTGCCGCAGAGATGGATCAGGCAAGAGCTTATGACAAACACTACCCTGAAATAAAATACACCGAACTGAGAAAATCCATTGATGCGGGTGAAGTGTTTATTATTGATGCCAACAGTGAGCAGACTTTCAAAAAAGGCCACCTGCCTACAGCAGTGTCTATGGTTGATGAAAAAAAGCTGGAAGAGCGTATGCCTTATAACAAGCACTACCCCATTATTGTTTACTGTGGTGGCTCCCAATGTACGGCGTGGCACAAAGCAGCCGACTTTGCAGCAGCACGGGGTTATACCAGTGTTCGCCACTACAAGGGCGGGTTGAAAGACTGGCAGGCACAGGGTGATCGCCTGTCTACAGCATCAAACTGA
- a CDS encoding amino acid permease, whose product MPKNSAELDVGRAEAFGWTSRDTGWMLNLFGTAIGAGILYLPISAGAGGIWPLIILSVLAGPMVWLAHRNLVRFCLSGSDPAANITSTVREHFGERIGQVLTFAYFLCIYPISLLYGIGITNVVLSFIEHQLHIEAPSRLWLCLSLILMLVAVMHAGETWMLRAAKLLCYPLVAILLGISLYLVPQWNLSAFEQPVDFQSMGVTMFLTMPLLIFSFNHSPACSAFAQAYRIHIKDGEACARKTALILKRNTQLLLVVILLFVFSSVLCLSPEDMALAKAENLPVLSLLANRSGNLFFSVIAPCIAFFAIASSWFGVYLGTLEGIQGLIVQQWIKKWPDIPVHTVGLKRFSVLFVIVTCWFAGYANWSVIGMIEMVVVPVLATILYLMPVYAFYRVERLKRFRQPLLDCFTVMVGIVAITAFFVDNIF is encoded by the coding sequence ATGCCAAAAAATTCTGCAGAGCTTGATGTAGGGCGGGCAGAGGCTTTTGGCTGGACTTCCCGCGATACAGGCTGGATGCTTAATTTGTTTGGCACCGCCATTGGTGCTGGTATCCTTTATTTGCCCATCAGTGCCGGAGCGGGTGGTATCTGGCCACTGATTATATTGTCTGTTCTGGCTGGCCCAATGGTCTGGCTGGCTCATCGCAACCTTGTTCGTTTCTGCCTGTCTGGCAGTGATCCGGCGGCCAATATTACCTCAACCGTGAGGGAACATTTTGGAGAGAGAATCGGGCAGGTTCTTACGTTTGCCTACTTTCTTTGTATTTACCCTATTAGCCTGCTCTATGGCATAGGCATTACCAATGTCGTACTCAGTTTTATCGAACATCAGCTGCATATAGAGGCACCTTCCCGCCTCTGGTTGTGTCTGTCTTTAATCCTTATGCTTGTCGCTGTGATGCATGCTGGTGAAACCTGGATGCTTCGTGCTGCCAAACTACTGTGTTATCCGCTGGTAGCGATTCTGCTGGGGATTTCCCTGTATCTGGTGCCTCAGTGGAATCTTTCGGCTTTTGAGCAGCCTGTCGACTTTCAGAGCATGGGGGTTACGATGTTTCTGACCATGCCGCTGCTGATTTTTTCATTTAATCATTCTCCCGCATGCTCAGCATTTGCTCAGGCTTACCGGATCCACATCAAGGATGGTGAGGCGTGTGCCCGCAAGACAGCCCTGATACTCAAGCGTAATACTCAGCTGTTATTGGTCGTGATTCTTCTGTTTGTTTTTTCTTCCGTTCTCTGCCTCTCTCCTGAAGACATGGCTTTGGCGAAAGCTGAGAATTTACCCGTATTGTCATTGCTGGCAAACCGTTCGGGCAATCTCTTTTTCTCCGTTATTGCGCCTTGTATCGCTTTCTTTGCCATAGCCAGCTCATGGTTTGGTGTGTACCTGGGAACGCTTGAGGGTATTCAGGGGTTGATTGTGCAACAGTGGATCAAAAAGTGGCCAGACATACCTGTGCATACGGTCGGGCTGAAGCGTTTTTCAGTGCTTTTTGTGATAGTGACCTGCTGGTTTGCAGGTTATGCCAACTGGAGTGTCATCGGCATGATTGAAATGGTTGTTGTGCCTGTACTGGCAACCATTCTCTACCTGATGCCTGTATACGCATTCTACAGGGTCGAGCGACTGAAGCGTTTCAGGCAACCACTGCTTGATTGCTTTACTGTGATGGTTGGTATCGTGGCTATAACAGCTTTTT
- a CDS encoding PA4642 family protein, giving the protein MQDHFPDRTMKKDKKKIIGESLSDERIKELLALRPPVGESRSFHILTRAYRTLRQEDFSRFILFYAETGLELNPCDRSGRRFLDVLSRHQRAAPYIQILHTVGVR; this is encoded by the coding sequence ATGCAAGACCATTTTCCGGACCGAACCATGAAAAAAGACAAGAAGAAAATCATTGGAGAATCATTAAGCGATGAGCGTATTAAAGAGCTTCTGGCATTGAGGCCTCCAGTCGGTGAAAGCCGCTCATTCCATATTCTGACCCGGGCTTACCGTACTCTGAGGCAGGAAGATTTTTCCCGTTTCATTCTGTTTTATGCAGAAACCGGGTTAGAGCTGAACCCCTGTGACCGATCTGGCCGTCGCTTCCTTGATGTACTCTCCAGGCATCAGCGTGCCGCGCCTTATATTCAAATTCTCCACACAGTGGGCGTCAGATAA
- a CDS encoding DMT family transporter, whose product MYWFLLFMAGVFESAFAIGLKLCDGFSKPIPSILTAIAIVLSMLMMSMAMRGIPVAIAYAVWVGIGVAGSLALSYLFLEEPISAMQVVSVSLIITGVIGLKITSTG is encoded by the coding sequence ATGTACTGGTTCCTTCTCTTTATGGCCGGAGTGTTTGAATCCGCCTTCGCCATAGGGCTTAAGCTCTGTGATGGCTTCAGCAAGCCGATTCCCAGTATTCTGACGGCAATTGCCATTGTCCTGAGTATGCTGATGATGTCCATGGCCATGCGTGGCATTCCGGTAGCAATTGCCTACGCCGTCTGGGTGGGAATCGGGGTTGCTGGCAGCCTGGCCCTGAGTTATCTATTCCTTGAAGAGCCCATCAGCGCTATGCAAGTTGTTAGCGTTTCGTTGATTATCACTGGTGTCATTGGCTTAAAAATCACATCTACTGGTTAA
- a CDS encoding serine/threonine-protein kinase, which produces MPDISGTNRPLPPIPGRRPKRPPLRTGKVGNTGRTVQTATPKRKLPKRPKLSPINPLPDKPLKERKVAATESQAPYIKRQAKDVIPEMMPGKVQPPPRLGNVKIGTMLGQGAFGKVFLAQNDSSANISETPGILQKNYVVKDQNLGVDPNVVQFRKNLAHAEVNFQRQARGAVRVTGENVYQGRDGVHHQVMMEHGGQELAKIIARSASGAANPLDEGTCRAIGSQLISQLSSLHRQGVAHRDIKPENVLVNHQGKARLSDFGLSQKENPVSRQYGSDDLKFSGSAGTPVYMAPETFHAQTYSEKADCWSMGMMLSELLTGERPPYLFQDFEFQGQKYKQFNQQLYNQFTRSILNHPELSSDAKSTILSMIALDPRARPSAEQTLNLPFFQSGKTRAGGAHFQLQSQHQEAFQQLAHFEQMLESAEARLQDNPDETTAREVASLGRQVSAMGVEVKSLQAKMELEDLNSELKQLDQKMNSSRSWLPQTKKQKQAFSDLSVRYYATRKDVRLKEQEANYLDQAASLMQQKNSLIAQVEVAQNGSSGRPTRKIAQLMMQALEIDNTLQIKDLENQLGILKIKQNYFIDHQTTLTSRQRTEAKGIAATIKNTEKELTDFKKSSKGS; this is translated from the coding sequence ATGCCTGATATCTCTGGTACCAACAGGCCACTACCACCAATCCCCGGTCGCCGGCCTAAACGTCCGCCTTTGCGAACAGGCAAAGTGGGCAATACAGGACGTACCGTTCAAACTGCCACACCAAAGCGAAAGCTGCCAAAACGACCAAAGCTGTCACCCATAAACCCTCTTCCCGACAAGCCTCTGAAAGAAAGAAAAGTAGCAGCAACAGAGAGCCAGGCACCTTACATCAAGAGACAGGCAAAGGATGTCATACCTGAAATGATGCCAGGCAAGGTGCAACCCCCTCCCAGACTGGGCAATGTAAAGATTGGAACAATGCTGGGTCAGGGAGCATTTGGTAAGGTATTCCTCGCCCAAAACGATTCTTCCGCTAACATTTCTGAAACTCCGGGAATATTGCAGAAAAATTATGTAGTCAAGGATCAAAATCTGGGGGTCGACCCGAATGTGGTACAGTTTCGAAAGAATCTGGCTCATGCAGAAGTCAACTTCCAGAGGCAGGCAAGAGGAGCGGTGCGCGTTACCGGCGAAAACGTCTATCAAGGCAGGGATGGTGTTCATCATCAGGTTATGATGGAACATGGTGGTCAGGAGCTTGCCAAAATCATTGCACGCTCAGCCAGTGGCGCGGCCAACCCTCTGGATGAAGGAACCTGCCGGGCCATAGGCTCACAGCTTATTTCACAGTTATCTTCCCTGCACAGACAGGGAGTGGCTCACCGGGATATCAAGCCTGAGAATGTACTGGTCAACCATCAGGGAAAAGCCAGGTTATCCGATTTTGGGCTTAGCCAGAAAGAAAATCCTGTCAGCAGACAGTACGGTTCTGACGACCTGAAATTCAGCGGTTCTGCAGGAACCCCCGTCTATATGGCTCCCGAAACCTTTCATGCACAAACTTACTCGGAAAAAGCCGACTGCTGGTCGATGGGAATGATGCTGTCAGAATTACTGACCGGAGAAAGGCCACCTTATTTATTTCAGGATTTTGAGTTTCAGGGGCAAAAATACAAGCAATTTAACCAGCAGCTGTATAACCAGTTTACCCGTTCAATCTTGAACCACCCTGAATTGTCATCAGACGCAAAGAGTACCATTCTCAGTATGATTGCCCTTGATCCACGAGCCAGACCCTCTGCCGAACAAACTCTGAATCTGCCGTTTTTCCAAAGTGGCAAGACCCGGGCCGGAGGCGCACATTTTCAACTTCAAAGCCAGCACCAGGAGGCATTCCAACAACTGGCACACTTTGAGCAAATGCTTGAAAGTGCCGAAGCTCGCTTGCAGGACAATCCTGATGAAACGACCGCACGAGAAGTTGCTTCACTAGGGCGACAGGTCTCAGCAATGGGTGTTGAAGTCAAGAGTTTACAGGCCAAAATGGAATTAGAAGACCTGAATTCTGAACTGAAACAACTGGATCAGAAAATGAATAGTTCTCGTAGCTGGCTACCACAAACCAAAAAACAGAAACAAGCCTTTTCAGACCTGTCTGTCAGGTATTACGCAACCAGAAAAGATGTACGCCTGAAAGAGCAGGAAGCAAATTATCTGGACCAGGCCGCCAGTCTTATGCAGCAAAAAAACAGCCTTATTGCTCAGGTAGAGGTCGCACAAAACGGAAGCAGCGGGAGACCAACCCGGAAAATAGCACAATTGATGATGCAGGCTCTGGAGATCGACAACACGCTACAAATCAAAGACCTTGAGAACCAGCTTGGCATCCTTAAAATAAAGCAAAATTATTTCATAGATCATCAAACGACATTAACCAGTCGTCAACGCACCGAGGCAAAAGGGATAGCAGCCACTATAAAAAATACGGAAAAAGAGTTGACAGATTTCAAAAAGTCATCTAAAGGTTCATAA
- a CDS encoding GNAT family N-acetyltransferase gives MKIRKETSDDINTIRHLVYAAFKGHPHHKPGAEPTEHTIIDLLRESNELSLSLVAELNGKIIGHIAFSPVRINGQDSHWLGLGPVAVLPDAQGKGIGSALINEAIKQLKEKGISGFVVLGEPEYYSRFGFSHYSELTLPGVPQEYFMGLSNSSEIPTGEVTYSSAFG, from the coding sequence ATGAAAATTCGCAAAGAAACATCAGACGACATCAACACCATACGCCATCTGGTTTATGCTGCGTTCAAGGGGCATCCACACCATAAACCCGGAGCCGAACCCACTGAACACACGATTATCGACCTGCTGAGGGAAAGTAACGAATTATCGCTGTCTCTGGTGGCTGAGCTGAATGGTAAAATTATTGGTCATATCGCATTCTCACCCGTCAGGATTAATGGGCAGGATAGCCACTGGCTCGGGCTCGGGCCTGTCGCCGTTTTACCCGATGCGCAGGGCAAAGGCATTGGCTCAGCACTGATCAATGAAGCGATTAAGCAGCTTAAAGAAAAGGGGATCAGCGGCTTTGTTGTTCTGGGAGAGCCGGAATATTACAGTCGGTTTGGTTTCTCTCATTACTCAGAACTCACTTTACCCGGCGTTCCGCAAGAGTATTTTATGGGATTGTCAAATAGCTCAGAGATCCCAACAGGTGAAGTTACCTACTCTTCAGCCTTTGGTTAA